A genomic segment from Roseibium algicola encodes:
- a CDS encoding anti-sigma factor family protein — protein MNSQTVPPIREEDLVRYVDDELPADRRREVETYLRDNPEAAARVEADRRISANLKTAYSRVTAEPPGLTASPGDRWLPRAGMAASIAAALLVGVFAGWSLKPDVSLPAHQPFLTDALTAHRTFTVEVAHPVEVAASDQRHLATWLGNRLNHPFRIPDLRVAGLTLMGGRLLPSGADPAAQLMYDDADGNRVTVYLRRGVDGEPKFQFAESGTEQAFFWSDTGFTYAVTGDMPRSQLLNLAHLIQTQLDPAQQSN, from the coding sequence ATGAATTCCCAGACGGTGCCTCCCATCCGGGAGGAAGACCTCGTTCGATACGTCGACGACGAGCTGCCTGCGGACCGCCGACGCGAGGTCGAAACCTATCTTCGGGACAATCCGGAAGCTGCCGCCCGGGTTGAGGCTGACCGCCGGATCTCGGCAAACCTGAAGACAGCCTATTCCCGCGTCACTGCAGAACCTCCCGGCCTGACCGCATCTCCAGGGGACAGATGGCTGCCGCGCGCCGGCATGGCCGCCTCCATCGCTGCGGCGCTGCTGGTTGGCGTCTTTGCCGGCTGGTCCCTGAAACCGGATGTAAGCCTGCCAGCGCATCAGCCCTTCCTGACCGATGCCCTGACGGCTCACCGAACATTCACCGTTGAGGTTGCTCATCCGGTCGAGGTGGCAGCCAGCGACCAGAGGCATCTGGCAACCTGGCTCGGCAATCGGCTGAACCATCCGTTCCGCATTCCCGATCTGCGGGTTGCCGGACTGACGCTGATGGGCGGTCGCCTGCTGCCCAGCGGGGCGGATCCGGCAGCACAGCTCATGTATGACGATGCGGACGGCAACCGGGTGACCGTCTATCTGCGCCGTGGGGTCGACGGTGAACCGAAATTCCAGTTCGCGGAATCCGGCACTGAACAGGCGTTTTTCTGGAGCGACACCGGGTTCACCTACGCGGTGACAGGCGACATGCCGCGCTCACAGCTTTTGAACCTTGCCCACCTGATCCAGACCCAGCTCGACCCGGCGCAACAATCGAACTGA
- a CDS encoding caspase family protein encodes MKTFKINGLAVWSVVVFLVLTGLSAHAATDPFAERRMALVVGIAGYENAPDLSNTTNDGKLISDTLNELNFEVSEHFNIGLAEFRELLDRFAFEAETADVALVYFAGHGIEVGGRNFLVPSDAKAGSRQQVADTSISLDDILEAVDKARQLRIVILDSCRNDPFADVGGQETLTVNQGAYGRGLAAPSPERGTLVAYAAEAGAVALDGAGENSPFASALAQTLKIRDLEIGLAFRQVRDSVLKATANAQEPHTYGSLSGKPYFLAGGSQEVNVLAAADRLNAWGRLEVSQEEQLQVAAREGDSRALKGLAYMRLNPSEDRYDPSRAAAFLETASEAGDPEAMFELARMYERGIGVEQDVEKALELFRKSADEGFADAINDLGFLYYQGGLGIARDPKKAIELFGKAADQRHPEAMFNYAALIDDGVVDGKEPDDAAEYLYRALRSGNEEVLSQLSENPKMFKATTRRSLQRKLSERSFYTGTIDGQFGPQTQRGLRKAYGLSE; translated from the coding sequence TTGAAGACTTTTAAAATCAACGGATTGGCTGTCTGGTCTGTTGTGGTGTTTCTGGTGCTGACGGGCCTGTCAGCTCACGCGGCGACGGACCCGTTCGCGGAACGGCGCATGGCGCTTGTGGTCGGCATTGCGGGCTATGAGAACGCTCCCGATCTGAGCAACACCACCAATGACGGCAAGCTGATTTCGGATACCTTGAACGAACTGAATTTCGAAGTGTCCGAGCATTTCAACATCGGGCTTGCGGAGTTCCGCGAACTGCTGGACCGTTTCGCCTTCGAGGCGGAAACCGCCGATGTGGCTCTCGTCTATTTTGCCGGACACGGGATTGAAGTCGGCGGACGCAATTTCCTGGTTCCCTCCGACGCCAAGGCCGGCAGCCGGCAGCAGGTTGCCGATACCTCGATTTCTCTCGATGACATTCTGGAAGCGGTCGACAAGGCGCGGCAGCTCAGGATCGTGATCCTGGATTCCTGCCGGAACGACCCGTTTGCCGATGTGGGCGGGCAGGAAACGCTCACCGTAAATCAGGGGGCTTACGGCCGCGGGCTGGCAGCACCTTCTCCCGAACGCGGCACGCTGGTGGCCTACGCCGCAGAAGCAGGAGCCGTTGCACTGGATGGGGCAGGTGAAAACAGTCCGTTTGCATCGGCGCTGGCCCAAACCTTGAAGATCAGGGATCTGGAAATAGGCCTTGCCTTCCGGCAGGTGCGCGATTCCGTGCTGAAAGCCACTGCCAACGCGCAGGAGCCGCACACCTACGGCTCACTGTCCGGCAAACCCTACTTCCTTGCGGGCGGCAGCCAGGAGGTCAACGTGCTTGCGGCGGCAGACCGTCTTAACGCCTGGGGGCGCCTTGAAGTCAGCCAGGAAGAGCAGTTGCAAGTGGCGGCAAGGGAAGGTGACAGCAGGGCGTTGAAAGGCCTTGCCTACATGCGCCTCAACCCGAGCGAGGACCGCTACGATCCCTCCCGTGCGGCAGCATTTCTGGAAACCGCATCGGAAGCGGGTGATCCTGAAGCCATGTTCGAGCTTGCCCGCATGTATGAGCGCGGCATTGGCGTCGAACAGGATGTCGAAAAGGCATTAGAACTGTTTCGCAAGTCCGCAGACGAGGGCTTTGCGGATGCCATCAACGATCTCGGGTTCCTTTATTATCAGGGGGGCCTGGGGATCGCGCGTGATCCGAAAAAGGCAATCGAGCTGTTCGGAAAGGCTGCCGATCAGCGGCACCCGGAAGCAATGTTCAATTACGCAGCCCTGATCGATGACGGTGTGGTCGATGGCAAGGAACCGGACGATGCGGCCGAATATCTTTATCGCGCCTTGAGATCCGGCAACGAGGAAGTTTTGAGCCAGCTCTCGGAGAACCCGAAGATGTTCAAGGCTACGACACGGCGCTCCCTTCAACGGAAACTTTCAGAACGCTCTTTCTATACCGGGACCATTGACGGCCAGTTCGGCCCGCAGACCCAGAGAGGTCTGCGCAAAGCTTACGGGCTTTCCGAATAG
- a CDS encoding ATP-binding cassette domain-containing protein, translated as MTATSPQSATDRQPILSLKGISKNFGAVSALTDIELDVHPGEVVALVGDNGAGKSTLIKVLSGVHAPTSGTIHFEGKPVTMHGPSDALHLGIATVFQDLALCENLDVVANIFLGQERSPWHLDEVAMEVRSWELLNELAARIPSVREPIASLSGGQRQTVAIARSLLLNPKIIMLDEPTAALGVAQTAEVLNLVERVRDKGLGVIMISHNMEDVRAVADRIVVLRLGRNNGVFSPQSSNEELVGAITGATDNAVTRRASKRAAAGATA; from the coding sequence ATGACCGCCACTTCTCCCCAATCCGCCACGGATCGGCAGCCGATCCTGAGCCTCAAGGGCATTTCGAAGAACTTCGGTGCGGTGTCGGCATTGACCGATATCGAGCTGGACGTCCATCCAGGTGAAGTCGTTGCCCTTGTCGGTGACAACGGCGCCGGAAAATCGACCCTCATCAAGGTGCTCTCCGGCGTTCACGCGCCGACTTCCGGCACCATTCACTTCGAAGGCAAGCCGGTGACGATGCACGGGCCGAGCGACGCCCTGCACCTTGGCATCGCAACCGTGTTCCAGGATCTCGCCCTGTGCGAGAACCTCGACGTCGTTGCCAACATCTTCCTGGGCCAGGAACGCAGTCCCTGGCATCTGGATGAAGTGGCCATGGAAGTCCGCTCCTGGGAGCTGCTCAACGAGCTGGCGGCCCGCATTCCAAGCGTGCGCGAACCGATCGCATCGCTGTCCGGCGGCCAGCGCCAGACCGTCGCCATTGCCCGATCCCTGCTGCTCAACCCGAAGATCATCATGCTGGACGAACCCACCGCCGCCCTTGGCGTTGCCCAGACGGCGGAAGTTCTCAACCTGGTGGAGCGGGTTCGCGACAAGGGCCTCGGCGTCATCATGATCTCCCACAACATGGAAGACGTGCGCGCGGTCGCAGACCGCATCGTGGTGCTGCGGCTTGGTCGCAACAACGGTGTGTTCTCGCCGCAATCGTCCAACGAGGAACTGGTCGGAGCCATTACCGGCGCAACCGACAATGCCGTCACCCGCCGCGCCAGCAAACGGGCGGCCGCAGGCGCCACGGCATAA
- a CDS encoding FGGY-family carbohydrate kinase, whose translation MSKFLIGIDVGTGSARAGLFDQSGNLVASAKRDIALFNRGPNLYEQSSNDIWQAVAATVREAVGTAGIDPGDVAGIGMDATCSLVVIGPQGSPLPVGDTDHPERNIIVWMDHRALDQAERINAGGHDVLRYVGSQISPEMETPKLLWLKENRPEIFGKAEHFFDLTDFLTWRATGSLARSICTVTCKWTYLGHERRWDADYFQSIGLAELCANDFDRIGTTIVDAGTALGNGLTAEAAADLGLREGTPVAAGLIDAHAGGVGTVGWQDQTEAGSATSRMAYVFGTSACTMTSTTEPAFVPGVWGPYFSAMVPGLWLNEAGQSAAGAAIDHLVRFHPASTDALKQAKEAGLGLNQWLAAEAERLAPEGTDISRLADGLHVVPEFLGNRAPFADPEAKAVIAGLDMDTSVAALVRLYVAGICGLGYGLRQIVEAQSAKGIRTDTIVVSGGAGQSPLVRQLLADATGLVIAAPKTAEPVLLGSAMLGAVAGGLQKDIPAAMAAMSAAGETYAPGGAEATSYHNKRYEAFELLQQAARKIRG comes from the coding sequence ATGAGCAAATTTCTGATTGGTATTGATGTCGGCACAGGCAGTGCCAGGGCTGGTCTGTTCGACCAGTCCGGCAATCTGGTTGCATCGGCAAAACGTGACATCGCCCTCTTCAACCGGGGGCCAAACCTTTACGAACAATCTTCCAACGACATCTGGCAAGCCGTGGCCGCCACCGTACGCGAAGCGGTCGGCACGGCCGGGATCGATCCGGGCGATGTGGCCGGGATCGGCATGGACGCCACCTGTTCGCTGGTGGTCATCGGCCCGCAAGGCAGCCCTCTGCCAGTGGGTGATACGGACCACCCGGAGCGCAACATAATCGTCTGGATGGATCACCGCGCTCTTGACCAGGCCGAACGCATCAACGCCGGTGGCCACGACGTGCTGCGCTATGTCGGCAGCCAGATTTCACCGGAAATGGAAACTCCGAAGCTGCTGTGGCTGAAAGAGAACCGGCCAGAGATCTTCGGCAAAGCCGAGCATTTTTTCGACCTGACCGATTTCCTGACATGGCGGGCAACCGGCAGCCTTGCACGGTCCATCTGCACGGTTACCTGCAAATGGACCTACCTTGGTCATGAACGCCGCTGGGACGCCGATTATTTCCAGTCCATCGGTCTTGCCGAACTCTGCGCGAATGATTTTGACCGCATCGGCACCACCATTGTCGATGCGGGAACGGCTCTGGGCAACGGACTGACGGCAGAAGCGGCGGCAGACCTGGGTCTGCGTGAAGGGACACCCGTTGCTGCCGGGCTGATCGATGCACATGCGGGCGGTGTCGGCACGGTCGGGTGGCAGGACCAGACAGAGGCGGGATCGGCGACAAGCCGGATGGCCTATGTCTTCGGCACCTCTGCCTGCACCATGACCTCGACAACAGAACCGGCCTTCGTGCCAGGCGTCTGGGGACCTTATTTCTCCGCGATGGTTCCAGGCCTCTGGCTGAACGAGGCGGGCCAGTCGGCAGCAGGTGCCGCCATCGACCATCTGGTCCGTTTCCACCCGGCCTCCACTGACGCCCTCAAGCAGGCAAAGGAAGCAGGTCTCGGCCTCAACCAGTGGCTTGCTGCTGAAGCCGAGCGGCTTGCACCGGAGGGCACAGACATTTCAAGGCTGGCAGACGGTCTGCATGTGGTGCCTGAATTTCTCGGCAACCGTGCGCCGTTTGCCGATCCGGAAGCCAAGGCCGTCATTGCGGGCCTCGATATGGACACATCCGTCGCCGCTCTCGTCAGGCTCTATGTCGCGGGCATCTGCGGTCTCGGATACGGCCTCAGACAGATTGTCGAGGCGCAGTCCGCAAAGGGCATCCGGACGGACACCATCGTCGTCAGTGGCGGTGCAGGCCAGAGCCCTTTGGTGCGTCAGCTTCTGGCCGATGCCACGGGCCTCGTGATCGCCGCTCCCAAAACCGCGGAACCGGTCCTTCTCGGCTCGGCCATGCTCGGCGCTGTCGCTGGTGGCCTGCAAAAGGACATTCCGGCCGCCATGGCCGCCATGTCGGCAGCCGGCGAAACCTATGCACCCGGCGGCGCCGAAGCCACATCCTACCACAACAAGCGGTACGAAGCTTTCGAGCTGCTGCAGCAGGCCGCCCGCAAGATCCGCGGGTAA
- a CDS encoding SDR family oxidoreductase: protein MTDELKGKVAAITGAASGIGLECARSLLAAGCRVVLIDRAEDRLNAICQELGPDAIPLVVDLMDGPAVDGMLDRIVEKTGHLDIFHANAGAYVGGSVVDGDPDQWDKVLNLNINAAFRSIRAVLPHMVERKTGDIIVTSSIAGLVPVVWEPIYTASKFAVQAFVHTVRRQVAEHGVRVGAVAPGPVVTALLDDWPKAKMDEALANGSLMQPREVADAVLFMLSRPRGVTIRDLVILPQSVDL from the coding sequence ATGACCGATGAACTCAAAGGCAAGGTCGCGGCCATTACTGGTGCCGCGTCCGGGATCGGCCTGGAATGCGCCAGGAGCCTGCTTGCAGCCGGCTGCCGGGTGGTCCTGATCGACCGAGCCGAAGACAGACTGAACGCGATCTGCCAGGAGCTCGGGCCGGACGCCATTCCACTGGTGGTCGACCTCATGGACGGGCCCGCAGTTGATGGCATGCTGGACCGGATCGTGGAAAAGACCGGACACCTCGACATCTTCCACGCCAATGCAGGAGCCTATGTCGGCGGCAGCGTCGTCGACGGCGACCCGGACCAGTGGGACAAGGTGCTCAATCTCAACATCAATGCCGCGTTCCGCTCCATTCGCGCCGTGTTGCCGCATATGGTGGAACGCAAGACCGGCGACATCATCGTCACCAGTTCCATCGCCGGCCTTGTGCCGGTCGTCTGGGAGCCGATCTATACCGCCTCGAAATTTGCCGTGCAGGCCTTCGTTCACACGGTACGGCGCCAGGTCGCCGAACACGGGGTGCGCGTTGGAGCAGTCGCGCCGGGACCTGTGGTTACAGCCCTTCTCGATGACTGGCCCAAGGCAAAGATGGACGAAGCCCTTGCCAACGGCAGCCTGATGCAGCCCCGGGAAGTCGCTGATGCCGTCCTGTTCATGCTCAGCCGCCCGCGCGGCGTCACCATCAGGGACCTTGTCATTCTGCCGCAAAGTGTGGACCTTTGA
- the fsa gene encoding fructose-6-phosphate aldolase, giving the protein MKFFVDTADVSDIRDLTELGLIDGVTTNPSLILKSGRDITEVTREICSIVEGPVSAEVTATEFEAMVREGKTLARIAPNICIKLPLTLDGLRACRALTAEGFKTNVTLCFSGNQALLAAKAGATFVSPFIGRLDDMVMDGMDLIREIRQIYDNYGFETEILAASIRTVNHVKEAALIGADVATVPPATIKALVKHPLTDKGLEQFLADWAKTGQTIT; this is encoded by the coding sequence ATGAAGTTTTTTGTCGACACGGCGGATGTCAGCGACATCCGCGACCTCACAGAACTCGGCCTTATCGATGGTGTTACCACCAACCCGTCCCTGATCCTCAAGTCCGGCCGGGACATCACCGAAGTGACCCGCGAGATCTGCTCCATTGTCGAAGGTCCGGTTTCGGCTGAAGTCACGGCGACCGAGTTCGAGGCAATGGTGCGGGAAGGCAAGACCCTTGCAAGGATCGCCCCCAACATCTGCATCAAGCTGCCGCTGACACTGGATGGTCTCAGAGCCTGCCGTGCACTGACTGCCGAAGGGTTCAAGACCAACGTCACCTTGTGCTTTTCCGGCAATCAGGCGCTGCTGGCCGCCAAGGCCGGAGCAACCTTCGTTTCCCCGTTCATTGGCCGACTGGACGATATGGTCATGGACGGAATGGATCTGATCCGCGAGATCCGGCAGATCTACGACAATTACGGCTTTGAGACCGAAATTCTTGCCGCCTCGATCCGAACGGTCAATCACGTCAAGGAAGCCGCGTTGATCGGCGCCGATGTGGCAACCGTGCCGCCGGCAACGATCAAGGCGCTGGTCAAGCACCCGTTGACCGACAAGGGACTGGAGCAGTTCCTTGCGGATTGGGCAAAGACCGGCCAGACCATCACCTGA
- a CDS encoding LacI family DNA-binding transcriptional regulator has protein sequence MSRKKPSIKEVAALAGVSIATVSNVFSGRKPVNDELKESVHKAARELGYQLDRAASQLRSGRTRIIAVIVPDLTDTFFATIVSRLETAASAEGYDVIVASSHNDRAVESSRLKALLAWRPEGLIAVPCSSTMPPELKEARSALPMVLVDRVAAEGAIADTVTIDNREAGEIAARHLLERGHQNIAIGVSDLDHPPILERTEGAAAIIEAQTGKRPTILNLGSDITAGTRTLLDWMERNPLPEAIIALTNVTTLSVLSALAEHRIDIPSRASVVAFDDYAWMSARNTGLTAIRQPVDKIAETAWRRLLQRIEGDSKAPVTPTVLNASLIVRASVRDLEAGEDMHSQTHTPAPRDSASAEGQEKKIH, from the coding sequence ATGTCCCGGAAAAAACCGTCCATCAAGGAAGTCGCCGCTCTTGCGGGCGTGTCGATCGCGACGGTATCGAACGTCTTTTCCGGGCGCAAACCGGTCAACGACGAGCTGAAGGAGAGCGTGCACAAGGCTGCGCGCGAACTCGGTTACCAGCTCGACCGGGCCGCTTCCCAGCTGCGCTCGGGCCGAACCCGTATCATCGCGGTCATTGTCCCCGACCTCACCGACACCTTTTTTGCCACCATCGTCTCCAGACTGGAAACCGCCGCATCAGCGGAAGGTTACGACGTGATCGTCGCCAGCTCACACAACGACCGCGCGGTTGAATCCTCTCGTCTGAAGGCGTTGCTCGCATGGCGGCCGGAAGGGCTGATTGCCGTGCCCTGCTCAAGCACCATGCCGCCGGAACTGAAGGAAGCGAGATCCGCCTTGCCGATGGTTCTGGTCGACCGTGTTGCTGCAGAAGGGGCAATTGCCGATACGGTGACCATCGACAACCGCGAGGCAGGCGAGATTGCCGCAAGGCATCTGCTGGAGCGTGGCCACCAGAACATTGCAATCGGCGTTTCCGACCTGGATCACCCTCCGATCCTGGAAAGAACGGAAGGGGCTGCCGCCATCATCGAGGCGCAAACCGGCAAACGGCCGACCATTCTCAATCTGGGTTCCGATATCACCGCAGGCACCAGGACGCTCCTGGACTGGATGGAACGCAATCCCCTGCCGGAAGCAATCATCGCGCTTACCAACGTCACGACACTCAGCGTGTTGTCGGCCCTCGCCGAACACCGGATCGACATCCCGAGCCGCGCGTCTGTCGTCGCGTTTGACGACTATGCCTGGATGTCCGCCCGCAACACCGGACTGACGGCCATCCGACAACCGGTCGACAAAATCGCGGAAACCGCCTGGCGCCGGCTGTTGCAGCGGATCGAGGGTGACAGCAAGGCACCCGTTACACCGACAGTGCTGAACGCGAGCCTGATCGTCCGTGCCTCGGTGCGCGATCTCGAAGCAGGCGAAGACATGCATTCGCAAACACACACCCCGGCACCGAGGGACAGCGCCTCGGCGGAAGGGCAGGAAAAGAAGATCCACTGA
- a CDS encoding ABC transporter substrate-binding protein, with protein sequence MEETEMNPMNKKLAGAAIVAAALLQGTAVQAASGTVAFLMPDQASTRYEEHDFPGFKAEMEKLCPDCTVIYQNADADVARQQQQFNSVLTQGAKVIVLDPVDSSAAASLVALAQSQGVKVIAYDRPIPDKTADYYVSFDNEGIGKAIAESLVRHLEEQGISPEAGGLLQINGSPTDAAAGLIKDGIHAGIATGKYETLAEFDTPDWAPPKAQEWASGQITRFGDQIVGIVAANDGTGGGAIAALKAAGVDPLPPVTGNDATIAALQLIIAGDQYNTISKPSEIVAAAAAKVAVQFLNGETPEAKTTLYETPSELFVPAVVTRENLKEEIIDMGIQTAEELCTGRYAEGCKELGIQ encoded by the coding sequence ATGGAGGAAACTGAAATGAACCCGATGAACAAGAAACTTGCCGGCGCGGCCATCGTTGCCGCCGCCCTGCTGCAGGGAACCGCTGTCCAGGCTGCATCCGGCACCGTCGCATTCCTGATGCCAGACCAGGCATCAACCCGCTACGAGGAACATGATTTCCCGGGCTTCAAGGCGGAAATGGAGAAGCTTTGCCCGGATTGCACCGTCATCTACCAGAATGCGGATGCAGACGTGGCGCGCCAGCAGCAGCAGTTCAACTCCGTTCTGACACAAGGCGCCAAGGTGATCGTGCTTGATCCGGTGGATTCCAGCGCGGCCGCCTCGCTCGTCGCCCTTGCCCAGAGCCAGGGCGTGAAAGTGATCGCCTACGATCGCCCTATCCCGGACAAGACCGCCGACTACTATGTCTCCTTCGACAATGAAGGCATCGGCAAGGCAATCGCCGAGTCCCTGGTGCGCCATCTGGAAGAACAGGGCATCTCACCGGAGGCAGGCGGCCTGCTGCAGATCAACGGCTCGCCCACCGATGCCGCTGCCGGCCTGATCAAGGACGGTATTCATGCAGGTATCGCCACCGGCAAGTACGAGACGCTGGCCGAATTCGACACGCCGGACTGGGCACCGCCCAAAGCCCAGGAATGGGCCAGCGGGCAGATCACTCGCTTCGGCGATCAGATCGTCGGCATCGTAGCGGCCAATGACGGCACCGGCGGCGGCGCCATTGCCGCCCTGAAGGCTGCCGGCGTCGATCCGCTTCCGCCTGTAACCGGCAACGATGCAACCATCGCGGCCCTGCAGCTGATCATTGCCGGCGACCAGTACAACACGATCTCCAAGCCTTCTGAAATCGTTGCCGCGGCGGCTGCCAAGGTTGCCGTGCAGTTCCTGAACGGGGAAACGCCGGAAGCCAAGACAACGCTCTATGAAACACCTTCCGAGCTGTTCGTTCCGGCCGTGGTCACGCGCGAGAACCTGAAGGAAGAGATCATCGACATGGGCATCCAGACGGCTGAGGAACTGTGCACGGGCCGCTATGCCGAAGGCTGCAAGGAACTCGGCATCCAATAA
- a CDS encoding extracellular solute-binding protein, with product MKTSLCALALLVCAGPALAQESTLADPSIKHRPADGVVRLYGAGGPHTAFQKVAKAFEEKTGNKVEITAGPETTWSAKAQADADILWGTSEQSMTAFLETYGNFASSQVQPIYIRPAIIAVRADNPKKIEGFEDLLKDGIKIVVTEGAGVANTSGTGVWEDIAGRTGNLGDVSAFRSNIVAFEKGSGASFRAFKDLEADAWITWPNWPINNPDVLSLVELDENRRIWRDVNVVLSPDADPQAKAFLDFLQTPEAAVLMKTEGWKR from the coding sequence ATGAAAACCTCCCTTTGTGCTCTCGCGCTCCTGGTTTGCGCCGGCCCTGCACTCGCCCAGGAAAGCACACTCGCCGATCCATCCATCAAACACCGCCCCGCCGACGGAGTTGTCAGGCTTTATGGTGCGGGCGGCCCACACACGGCGTTCCAGAAAGTTGCAAAGGCCTTTGAAGAAAAAACCGGCAACAAGGTCGAAATCACGGCCGGCCCGGAAACCACCTGGTCCGCAAAAGCCCAGGCGGATGCCGATATCCTCTGGGGCACATCCGAACAATCGATGACGGCGTTTCTGGAAACCTATGGCAATTTTGCCTCTTCGCAGGTTCAGCCGATCTACATCCGGCCCGCCATCATCGCCGTGCGCGCAGACAATCCGAAAAAGATCGAGGGCTTTGAAGACCTGCTCAAGGACGGGATCAAGATCGTCGTGACCGAGGGTGCCGGTGTCGCCAACACATCCGGCACAGGTGTCTGGGAAGACATCGCCGGAAGGACCGGAAATCTCGGTGACGTGTCGGCGTTCAGATCGAACATCGTCGCGTTTGAAAAAGGCTCCGGTGCCAGTTTCCGGGCCTTCAAGGACCTTGAGGCCGATGCCTGGATCACCTGGCCGAACTGGCCTATCAACAACCCGGACGTTCTGAGCCTTGTCGAACTGGACGAAAACCGCCGTATCTGGCGCGATGTCAACGTCGTGCTTTCCCCCGACGCCGACCCGCAAGCCAAGGCTTTTCTGGACTTCCTCCAGACCCCGGAAGCCGCGGTCCTGATGAAAACCGAGGGTTGGAAGCGCTAA
- a CDS encoding sugar ABC transporter permease, translating into MNGSAPEPRLLDRSDTRVKHASSLTDVISAFIDRVKAGDLGSLPVIVGLIVIWTVFTILNPLFVTPNNLVNLLFDCSTVGVIALGIVCVLMLGEIDLSVGSMSGVGSALIGVLWVNQGVPLPLAILAALSTGAVIGSVYALLRTQLGMPSFVSTLAGLLALLGLQLYMLGSTGSINLPYGSWMVNFGQLLMMPAWASHAVALLPGVAILVMGIRNRRQRQAANLSVGSVGGLVFKALFTTIAFEAAVFYLNLGRGVPWMFGLFALLVVVMNYVFTRTQWGRSVKAVGGNAEAARRAGINVTFTYLTSFALCSLLAALGGVLSSARLASASQQAGTGDVNLNAIAAAVIGGTSLFGGRGSAWSALLGIIVIQSISNGLTLLNMSSSLRYMITGCVLAIAVIVDSLARQSRVSHGRA; encoded by the coding sequence ATGAACGGCTCCGCTCCCGAACCCCGGCTGCTCGACCGCAGCGATACGCGCGTCAAGCATGCCAGCAGCCTGACCGACGTCATCAGCGCCTTCATAGATCGTGTAAAGGCAGGCGACCTCGGCTCCCTGCCCGTCATCGTCGGCCTCATCGTCATCTGGACGGTCTTCACCATTCTCAATCCGCTGTTCGTTACGCCGAACAACCTTGTGAATCTCTTGTTCGACTGCTCGACAGTCGGCGTCATCGCGCTCGGCATCGTCTGCGTGCTGATGCTCGGCGAAATCGACCTGTCCGTCGGCTCCATGAGCGGCGTCGGCTCGGCCCTGATCGGCGTGCTCTGGGTCAATCAGGGTGTTCCCCTGCCGCTGGCAATCCTGGCGGCGCTCAGCACCGGCGCGGTCATCGGCTCGGTCTATGCACTGCTGCGCACTCAGCTTGGCATGCCCAGCTTCGTCTCGACCCTCGCCGGTCTGCTGGCGCTTCTCGGCCTGCAGCTCTACATGCTCGGCTCCACCGGCTCCATCAACCTGCCCTACGGCTCCTGGATGGTGAACTTCGGCCAGCTACTGATGATGCCGGCCTGGGCCTCTCACGCAGTCGCACTGTTGCCTGGCGTCGCCATTCTCGTGATGGGAATTCGCAACCGGCGCCAGCGCCAGGCAGCCAATCTCTCCGTTGGCTCTGTTGGCGGGCTTGTGTTCAAGGCGCTGTTCACCACCATCGCCTTCGAAGCCGCTGTCTTCTATCTGAACCTCGGTCGCGGCGTGCCCTGGATGTTCGGCCTCTTCGCCCTGCTCGTCGTTGTCATGAACTATGTCTTCACACGCACCCAGTGGGGGCGGTCCGTGAAGGCCGTCGGCGGCAACGCGGAGGCTGCGCGCAGAGCCGGCATCAATGTCACCTTCACCTACCTCACGTCCTTTGCGCTATGCTCGCTGCTGGCGGCCCTCGGCGGTGTCCTGTCTTCCGCACGGCTTGCCTCCGCCAGTCAGCAGGCGGGCACCGGTGACGTCAACCTCAACGCTATCGCAGCCGCCGTTATCGGTGGAACCAGCCTGTTCGGCGGACGCGGGTCGGCATGGTCGGCGCTGCTTGGCATCATCGTCATCCAGTCAATTTCCAACGGGCTGACGCTTTTGAACATGTCGTCCTCGCTCCGCTACATGATCACCGGCTGCGTGCTCGCCATCGCCGTCATCGTCGACAGTCTCGCCCGCCAGAGCCGCGTCTCTCACGGCCGCGCCTGA